The DNA segment aacatgggtgtgcatatgtctatttgcgtgtcgggtcttatttctctaggatatattcctaggagtgggaatgctagatcatatggtaattctacttctagctttttaaggaggagctgtatcattttccatagtggttgtaccattttacattcccaccagcagtgtataagagttccagtctcctcgCAACCTCtctaatatttattgttttctgtttttttgattagtgccagtaatattggggtgagatggtatctcattgtagttttaatttgcgtttctgtaatggctaatgattgtgagtgtttcttcatttgtctGCTAgctgctgaatgtcttctttggtgaaatgtgtgttcatatcctttgcccattttttaattaggccatttgtctttttgttgttgaggtgttgaagtattttatagattttagagattagacccttgtcggatgTAGCCAAgagtttttttccagtctgtaggttctctttttactgttttggtgaagtcttttgatgagcataagtttaatttttaggagctcccagttacctagtttattttctggtgtttgtgtactgttagttatcgtttgttttgtatttatgccatatattaaagtccctagcattgtccctgttttttctcctacgatcttcattgttttaggttttatatttaggtctttgatccactttgagtttgtttttgtgcatggtgtgaggtatgggtcttgtttcattttttttacagatggacatccagttttgccagcaccatctgttaaaaagactgtcttttccccgtttaaagaactttggtcctttgtcaaagatcagctgatcataagatgggtttacatctgggttttcagttcttttccatTCGTCTGtttgtctgtcattgtactagtaccaggctgttttgactactgtggctgtacagtaggttcttaGATCAGGTAGTGTCAGGCCTCCTACttcgttctttttcttcaatgatgctttgtttatctggggcctctttctcttttttttttttcctctttttcatataaagttgatgattagttttccatcttgttaaagaacactgttggtatttggatcgggattgcattatatttgtagaattgacattttcacagtgttgagtcttcctatccatgagcatcatacgtttttgcatttatgtagatctcttggtttcttgaaatagtgttttgtaattttctttgtataagtcttttacgtccctggttatatttactcctaagtattttatctttttaggtgctgttataaatggtaatgttttcctgatttccgtttcgaagttctctttgttggtgtataggaatccaacggatttttgtataaattgatcttgtatcctgctactctgctgaatctttctattagttctaatagttttcttgtgaaatctttggggttctctatgtacagGATAATTGCATCCTGTACTTAGTTTTACTTCTTGTTTTCCAATTTGAATGCCTTatatctctttttcttccttatttatttattttttttattgctctagctaggacttccagcacaatgccttgtcttgttcctgttttcagggaatactttcagcctctctccattgagaataatgttggctgttggttttgtatagatgcgctttattatgttgaggaatttcctttctatacctattttattgagagttttcattagaaatgggtgttggactttatcaaatgccttttctgcactgattgagatgatcatgtgattcttttgttttatttatgtgttggattacattgattgattttcgaatgttgaaccatccttgcataccttgtaggaatcccacttggttgtgctgtattatttttttgatctgatgctgaattctattggctagaattttgttgaaaaattttgcatctatattcataagagatattggtctattaatttttttgtggtatcttttgctggttctggtatcaggattattctggattcatagaatgaattctggagtattcctttttttttttatgctctgaaataatttgagttagtattggtgtgagctgttctctgaatagttggtagaattctccagtgaagctgtccaggccagggcttttttttggttgggatttttttttattacacctTCAAGCTCTTCTGTTTTGGGTCTGTTCAGTTATTCTACCTCAGTTTTGTTAggtatgtaggtagtgtgtttctagaaatctgtccatttcctctaggttttcaaatttgttagagtacaatttttcatagtattctgttaagatcctttttatttcagttggttctgttgtaatgtcacccatctcatttcttatttacgTTATTTGCTCCTTCTCCTGCTTTACTTTTGtttatttggccagtggtttgttggttttattaatcctttcaaagaaccaccttctggtcttgttgattatttctgttgtttttctgttctctgtttcactcatttctgctctaatctttatcatttgctttcttctcgtgcctgtgggcttcttctgtctttggttttggcagttatggttatgatatgccttgggaACCATCCTATTaaggttcgttgagcttcttgagttgtcagtttttttgtcttttctgattTTTGGGAAGGTTTCTGCCAGCTAattttcaacaatcttctctgtgttttccattttctccccctgttctggaactcataTCAAGCACAAatttttgttcttgattttgtcccacataattcttagctttttttcctttttttcattcttttctctgatttttcctcaaagcggcattcatggatttgtcttcaatttcacggATTCTGTCTTCTCTTGTTTCAGATTTTCTTCTAAGACCTTCtgttgaattgtctatttctcaaaTTTGGTCATTTaatttttggatttctagttgctgtttttgtatatgatctaattatttattttgatgtttttttttttttttgtattattttcctgaattattcttttgctttgtctgtgtttgtcTCGATTTTGGCCATGTTTTCAACTGTGTTTgccatgattttgtctaatttttttctttggttttgtcactgttttccttgatctctttcctaatctcttaaaaaaaatacagagcccTAAATATTTGTCATATGAATTGTATATCAGGCAGTTCAACTGCCTTGTCTTCTGCCAGGATATTATCTGATTTTTTATTGTGGTCACTTGCTAGAGccctcttgtcctgctttttttatgttttgatattctctgctgtctccgagacattaaggtattatttcctttatttattgatttgtgtatttgtttcatcctgctttttcttctttgtttcaacatTTCAGGGTGGGTGGGCTGTGCATGCTTTGCTGGCTGCTAGTCTGTGGATATGATTGCTCTCAACAGCTTGTCCAAGTGGGCAAGGTAGAAGCAGGCAGGGTGAGCTGCTTCAATGTATACTGGTTTGGCAAGGTGGTTGAGGGAGGACTGGGCGGTCTCTGTCTGCCTTCTGATGTTGCTCCAGCAGTGTGAGAACGTTCACAGCCCCTTACCAGATGGGGGCTGTTGGGCTGGGAATGGTGTGGGCTCActtcccaccattcagcagctggttgaatggCAGGAAGAGTGGAGTGGTATGGGTCTGATGTGGCAGCAGCCCTGAGTGCCTGGGATACTCTAGCCATGGTGCTGCAGCTGAGTCTGGTGGGAAGgggggaggtggtgtatggggagaaagaaagaaaaaacgtgTGGTGTAGCAGTAGCTGGTGGGTGAGGGCAGGGTGGACCCAGGGGCTGGCGAGAAGGGGAAGGAGGTTGCATGTGGGGCTAGGTGGAAGGcggcagaaaggaaagaaagaaaaagaaaaatgaataaaaataaataaatggcagcGGGTCAGGGCGTGGCAGACCTGGGGCAGTGGCTGGCTGGTGCACTAGTGGCACGCTGTCTGTGGTGGCTTGACAGGGGCCAGTGGGAAAGGAGGGAGGTGGCATAGGAGGGTagttgggagggagaaagaaaagggagaagtggaaaaaaagaaacaaaaaatggcaGTGCAGCTGGAGCCAGTGAGTGAGGGTAGGGCAGCCCCAGAGTGGTGGGGGGCCAGTGGCTCTTTGGCTGCAATGATGCAGCAGAGGCCTGTGGAAAGGGGAAGTTGGTGTATGgggttaggtgggagggagaaagaaaaggaagaaagaaggaaaaatgaaaggTGCATGGTGGGAGGGGGTGGAGCAGGCCTGGGGACAGGGCTTGTATTGTGGACCCTGGCAGTGTGTCCACCACGATGGGGGTAGTTTTTGCTTCAACTCACCAGAAGGGTGAGTTGTAGGAAAGCGTGTTTCTCTGCTTACTGGATTCTCTATCTCTTGTTGAgagttctgtgaagttgccttcccatactccttgtcttgtgtctttgctggctgtgttccaagatggtgatgctgtgctgtgttagttggcaggggacctcccctctgtgtctcttcttgttctctgttttccaccAGTTTCTGCTTCCATTTGGCATTTGATCTAGTTCTCTATCCCTTTATTTGATGCttggggttccaggattgacttttgaatctattttacttagtttttcaggtctttgctttcAGATAGCATGGTCTGGCTGTCTAGGGTACCATGTTGGTTCTGCCTTCAGATATTTTCAAGGAATTGATATTTCTAGTTTAAAATTTTGAAGCGCTATTAAATGAAACTGGTAAAAGACTTGAAGGCTTCCTTAGTGGTGGAGAAAGTTGCCAAAGAAGATGATATAGtttcaaatcaaaactataggATCTCTCCTTAAGTCTGTCTATTGTATTACTGATATAGATTATGACTAACTGCcttttttcttctcaattttaCAGAGTTAAGAGTTGAAGACAACCTTGCTGAAGATGAAAGATATAAAATATTAgaggaagaatttttttcttttttcagaagttttgtttgtttggtgacTTGTTTCTAGTTGCCACTTTTCAATCAAGTCTATTCACTTCATCAGAAATGTTTTTTACAATCTCAAGAAAAAATATGTCCCAGAAATTGAGTTTACTGTTGCTAATATTTGGACTCATTTGGGGATTGATGTTACTGCACTATACTTTCCAGCAACCAAGACATCAAAGCAGTGTCAAGTTACGTGAACAAATACTAGATTTAAGCAAAAGATATGTTAAAGCTCTAGCAGAGGAAAATAAGAACACAGTGGATGTCGAGAATGGTGCTTCCATGGCAGGATATGGTAAGATAACCATAGAATGTTTCTAGCCTTTCCCAACCTATCCCCATTTAAAGGTAGCCGTGGAAATTGAATTCATTGCTTAATGCATAGGCCTTTACAAAGTAATTTTTTCTTATGAAAATTTAAATGTACTGAAAAATAGAAATAGTGTGATAAATACCCATATGTAATGCCCATCTCTTGATTTAACAATGATAAACATTTTACAatgttttgtctgctttttggaaGAATATTTAAAGTGTAGATATTGTGACATGTCACTGCTAGATATTTCCATATGTATCTCTAAAAAAAGTTTGTACTGTCCCAATATAAACGATTAATTGTGTAACATTTATTAATTCCTAAGAAGCAGCATTTATCTGTATGTGAAGTAGTGTTTATTGCCATTCTCCCTTTCACACCTTGGGTTCCTGCTATGTTTTAAATGCCTTATGTATGCCATGTTCTCTCTTGCCTTTAAgacttcaaacaaaaaaaaaaaaaggagagaacatGTTATTCTCTTTGGAACACTTTGTATGTATCTGAGTGTGTGaacattttttctatttcagtgtttgtttttttaactcaaagttatacatgcatatatttaaagaaacaaaGTGTTACAAAGGTTTTAAGAAAAAAGGACAGTTCTTCCCATCTCCAACATTCCTCCAATTTCCACTTCCTCAGAGACACCCATTTTAAGTTCTTTCAGGCAACTTATTTGTTGATTACTTCTATATCTCTAAATAATATCCTATATAAACtacctcttgattttttttcaattatagGAGTTATTTGTTGTTATGCAAGGTGAGAGTTCAGCTTTCTTTCTCACCCCAAAATGTATTCCACCCACCCCCGGGCCACCTTCACACGCATATGTCCTTCTTGTCCTGCCATGTTCCCATCATAATTTTGGTTTGATGGTATTCTGTGTTAATGATATTCATTGCTGAGCCATGTAATATATTATGATTACTTTTCCCTTCCTGTACAATTTTATGTTTCCCCATGGAATTAATAAGTatctatttttgtttctttacctAGTTCTTTACTCCATTTTTCCCACAGTTGTTTGACTATCCTTCCAATGGTATTTAGACACATT comes from the Elephas maximus indicus isolate mEleMax1 chromosome 8, mEleMax1 primary haplotype, whole genome shotgun sequence genome and includes:
- the CCDC126 gene encoding coiled-coil domain-containing protein 126, with amino-acid sequence MFFTISRKNMSQKLSLLLLIFGLIWGLMLLHYTFQQPRHQSSVKLREQILDLSKRYVKALAEENKNTVDVENGASMAGYADLKRTIAVLLDDILQRLVKLENRVNYIVVNGSATNTTSGTSGNLVPVTTNKRINASGSIR